The Halorientalis sp. IM1011 genome window below encodes:
- a CDS encoding ABC transporter ATP-binding protein, with translation MPEAETKRRDESSAGVLTVDSINTFYADSHILHDLSLAVDRGEVVSLLGRNGVGKTTTLRSIMGLTPPRNGSIQYEGEEIVGLPPHEILQRGIAIVPEEREIFPQLSVAENLRVAAQRSGDEAIREFTVADIYDLFPRLDERREQEGHSLSGGEQQMLAIARALMTSPDVLMLDEPTEGLAPKIIEDVVEIVEEISETGLTIMLVEQNVNIADYCADRHYILEKGEVKFEGHLDDLNEDRRNSLLGVN, from the coding sequence ATGCCTGAAGCCGAGACGAAACGGCGGGACGAATCGTCCGCGGGCGTTCTGACCGTCGATTCGATCAACACCTTCTACGCCGATTCGCACATCCTGCACGACCTGTCGCTGGCCGTCGACCGCGGCGAGGTCGTCTCGCTGCTCGGCCGGAACGGCGTCGGGAAGACCACGACGCTACGGAGCATCATGGGATTGACGCCGCCCCGGAACGGGTCGATCCAGTACGAAGGCGAGGAGATCGTCGGTCTTCCGCCACACGAGATCCTCCAGCGAGGGATCGCCATCGTTCCCGAAGAACGGGAGATCTTCCCCCAGCTCTCGGTCGCGGAGAACCTCCGGGTGGCCGCCCAGCGCTCGGGGGACGAGGCCATCAGGGAGTTCACGGTCGCGGACATCTACGACCTCTTCCCTCGACTGGACGAACGACGGGAGCAGGAAGGACACTCCCTCAGCGGTGGCGAACAGCAGATGCTCGCGATCGCCCGCGCCCTGATGACCAGCCCCGACGTGCTGATGCTCGACGAACCCACCGAGGGTCTCGCCCCCAAGATCATCGAGGACGTGGTCGAGATCGTCGAGGAGATCAGCGAGACGGGACTGACGATCATGCTGGTGGAGCAGAACGTGAACATCGCCGACTACTGCGCCGACCGCCACTACATCCTCGAGAAGGGCGAGGTGAAGTTC
- a CDS encoding ABC transporter ATP-binding protein: MLEVDTLRKEFGSLVAVKDVSFEIETGEFRSLIGPNGAGKTTLFNMITGDLEPTAGRVTLDGADITGDSPHEIARKGCARSFQVTSVFPSLSVRENIRVMAQAAISGRLSPVRSKASLKEPLERAEEVMAFLDLSEYADKSAEDLSHGQQRMLEIGLTLAIDPELLMFDEPTAGMSQEETREMIELLDRLKSEYTVFLVEHDMDVVMSLSDRISVLHYGEFIDEGSPEAIRESEVVDEAYFGGDEIYA; encoded by the coding sequence ATGTTAGAAGTCGACACTCTGAGAAAGGAGTTCGGATCGCTCGTCGCGGTCAAAGACGTCTCGTTCGAGATCGAGACGGGCGAATTCCGCTCGCTGATCGGACCGAACGGGGCGGGGAAGACGACGCTGTTCAACATGATCACGGGAGACCTCGAACCGACAGCGGGACGAGTCACCCTGGACGGAGCCGACATCACCGGCGACTCGCCACACGAGATCGCCCGGAAAGGGTGTGCCCGCTCGTTTCAGGTCACGAGCGTATTCCCCAGTCTCAGCGTCCGGGAGAACATCCGGGTGATGGCCCAGGCCGCAATCTCCGGCCGACTCTCGCCGGTCCGATCGAAAGCGTCCCTGAAGGAGCCGCTCGAACGGGCCGAGGAAGTGATGGCGTTTCTCGATCTCTCCGAGTACGCCGACAAATCCGCCGAGGACCTCTCACACGGCCAGCAGCGGATGCTGGAGATCGGCCTGACTCTCGCCATCGACCCCGAGCTGCTCATGTTCGACGAGCCCACCGCGGGGATGTCCCAGGAGGAGACGCGTGAGATGATCGAGTTGCTGGACCGACTGAAATCCGAGTACACGGTCTTCCTGGTCGAACACGACATGGACGTCGTGATGTCGCTCTCGGACCGGATTTCGGTCCTGCACTACGGGGAGTTCATCGACGAGGGGTCGCCCGAGGCCATCCGCGAGAGCGAGGTCGTCGACGAGGCGTACTTCGGGGGTGACGAGATCTATGCCTGA
- a CDS encoding ABC transporter substrate-binding protein: MKAAVAGAAITGTAGCIGGGGGGDTVRIGNLTSRSGPYATLGEFATTGAELAVQELNGNDGIGGRDVELVTKDTETDQTTAIQRTRELVESENVDIVSNVISSSVSLAVSSECASLGVPYLSTINGTELLTGADCNEYTFRTNSQAPQAAFACMKYLVEERDVESIYIVGSDYAWGQAVQNFTERALSDLGLDPNEAIVGSELVPLDTSDYSTQITNASDSGADVCWSILAGTPAVQFLSQAGDFGLGEEMLISGPTINQVDHLRSLGDTAQGVVGGSRWSYSVDKPRSTEFTQAYLDEHGELPHVFAAEAYIGVHAFAEAVRAAESPDPESVIETWPGLTWDTIDNDGTVMRECDHQAMVPFYITEIVTEDEYDGPYAGESEAGVYPQVVAEYGEEMFRDCGETGCNL, from the coding sequence TTGAAGGCCGCAGTCGCGGGCGCGGCGATCACCGGGACGGCGGGCTGTATCGGTGGAGGCGGTGGCGGCGACACCGTTCGTATCGGGAACTTGACCAGCCGGTCCGGGCCGTACGCGACGCTCGGGGAGTTCGCCACCACGGGTGCCGAGCTGGCGGTCCAGGAACTGAACGGGAACGACGGTATCGGCGGTCGGGACGTGGAACTAGTGACGAAAGACACCGAGACCGACCAGACGACGGCGATTCAGCGGACGCGCGAACTGGTCGAGAGCGAGAACGTGGACATAGTCTCGAACGTCATCTCCAGTTCGGTCTCGCTGGCCGTCTCCTCGGAGTGTGCGAGCCTCGGCGTGCCCTACCTGTCGACGATCAACGGGACGGAACTTCTGACGGGCGCGGACTGCAACGAGTACACGTTCCGGACGAACAGCCAGGCACCGCAGGCGGCCTTCGCCTGCATGAAGTATCTGGTCGAGGAGCGTGACGTCGAGTCGATCTACATCGTCGGCTCGGACTACGCCTGGGGCCAGGCCGTACAGAACTTCACGGAACGGGCGCTGTCGGATCTCGGCCTCGATCCGAACGAGGCAATCGTCGGGTCCGAACTGGTCCCGCTCGACACGAGTGACTACTCGACGCAGATCACCAACGCGTCCGACAGCGGGGCCGACGTGTGCTGGAGTATCCTGGCCGGCACACCCGCCGTCCAGTTCCTCTCCCAGGCCGGTGACTTCGGTCTCGGCGAGGAGATGTTGATCAGCGGTCCGACGATCAACCAGGTCGACCACCTCAGATCCCTCGGCGACACCGCACAGGGCGTCGTCGGCGGATCGCGCTGGAGTTACTCGGTCGACAAGCCCCGCAGTACCGAGTTCACGCAGGCCTATCTCGACGAACACGGGGAGTTACCGCACGTGTTCGCCGCGGAAGCGTACATCGGCGTCCACGCGTTCGCGGAGGCGGTCAGAGCGGCGGAGTCGCCCGATCCGGAGTCAGTCATCGAGACGTGGCCCGGACTGACCTGGGACACCATCGACAACGACGGGACCGTGATGCGGGAGTGTGACCACCAGGCGATGGTGCCGTTCTACATCACGGAGATCGTCACCGAAGACGAGTACGACGGGCCGTACGCCGGGGAGTCCGAGGCAGGAGTCTACCCACAGGTCGTCGCCGAGTACGGCGAGGAGATGTTCCGGGACTGCGGGGAGACCGGCTGCAACCTCTAG
- a CDS encoding branched-chain amino acid ABC transporter permease — MIDTLLTYTLHGTAYGLTLLLLALGLSLIFGVGNVVNFAHGALYMAGAYVAFSAYNLTGSFVVAFVAAVALIGLLGIAFEIVLLRPLYGDSTDQLLMTFGAIFIIEGLIHNVYGSIPKRASPPAIVDGTVDLAGMSYPTYRIFVMVAAVCLTAAVWILLEHTDYGVRLRASAFSGETVSALGTNTDHLRTATFAFGSILAGIAGALVLPLYSASPDMGGSVIITVFIIVVVGGLGSFRGAVVGSMLIGYVETFGQLVVPGYQLLLSYLALILVLLLAPRGLFGQHIELE; from the coding sequence ATGATCGACACGCTACTCACGTACACACTTCACGGGACAGCGTACGGGTTGACGCTGTTGCTCCTGGCGCTGGGTCTGTCGCTGATCTTCGGCGTGGGAAACGTCGTGAACTTCGCCCACGGAGCCCTCTACATGGCGGGGGCGTACGTCGCGTTCTCGGCCTACAACCTCACGGGGAGTTTCGTGGTCGCGTTCGTCGCTGCGGTCGCTCTCATCGGGCTCCTGGGAATCGCGTTCGAGATCGTCCTGCTTCGACCCCTCTACGGTGATTCGACCGACCAGTTGCTGATGACCTTCGGTGCCATCTTCATCATCGAAGGGCTGATACACAACGTCTACGGGTCGATTCCCAAGCGAGCGTCGCCACCGGCCATCGTCGACGGCACGGTCGATCTCGCCGGAATGTCGTACCCGACCTACCGGATCTTCGTGATGGTCGCGGCGGTCTGTCTCACGGCGGCCGTCTGGATACTGCTCGAACACACCGACTACGGGGTCAGACTCCGGGCCAGTGCCTTCAGCGGCGAAACCGTCTCGGCGCTCGGGACGAACACCGACCACCTCCGCACCGCGACGTTCGCGTTCGGGTCGATACTCGCCGGCATCGCTGGGGCGCTCGTACTTCCGCTGTACTCCGCCTCGCCCGATATGGGCGGCAGCGTCATCATCACAGTCTTCATCATCGTCGTCGTCGGCGGGCTGGGCTCGTTCCGCGGGGCGGTCGTGGGCTCGATGTTGATCGGCTACGTCGAAACATTCGGCCAGCTCGTGGTTCCGGGGTATCAGCTCCTGTTGAGCTATCTGGCACTGATCCTGGTGTTGCTGCTCGCACCGCGTGGACTGTTCGGACAACACATCGAACTCGAGTAA
- a CDS encoding branched-chain amino acid ABC transporter permease gives MTTQLLRFYDRVKRWTDDTAATVWDDTRLRLLAIVGSIALVALAPLIFTSTLIRLFIEVAIYGIFALSLNLLIGYTGLLSFGHAAFFGTPAYVALLMMTNGITSVWLILPVAILATLVLALVMGYLSLQSYGIYFAMLTLAFSQVVYVLAQNQPFGLTGGSNGLISLEYPNFGIPGVVHLELSTVEYFYIAVVLLVAVYYVVRRVVNSPFGSVLIAIRENEDRVAFAGYNVLFYKLASFSLSAVLCAFGGLLFAFYYRAVSPEHLYWLWSGEGVAMVILGGAGSVVGPVFGAIAFIGIREAVSPFLTDWTIVLGIVFVGTILVRALRE, from the coding sequence ATGACAACGCAACTACTACGATTCTACGACCGGGTGAAGCGATGGACGGACGATACTGCGGCGACCGTCTGGGACGATACCCGTCTCCGATTGCTCGCTATCGTCGGTTCGATCGCGTTGGTCGCGCTCGCGCCCCTCATCTTTACGAGCACGTTGATCCGTCTCTTCATCGAGGTGGCCATCTACGGCATCTTCGCGCTGTCGCTGAACCTCCTCATCGGGTACACCGGCCTCCTCTCGTTCGGCCACGCGGCCTTCTTCGGAACGCCGGCGTACGTCGCCTTGCTCATGATGACGAACGGGATCACCTCGGTGTGGCTGATCCTCCCCGTGGCGATACTGGCCACCCTCGTTCTGGCGCTGGTCATGGGCTACCTCTCGCTCCAGAGCTACGGGATCTACTTCGCCATGCTGACGCTCGCGTTCTCTCAGGTGGTCTACGTTCTGGCACAGAACCAGCCGTTCGGACTGACCGGCGGCTCCAACGGCCTGATCAGCCTCGAATACCCGAACTTCGGCATCCCCGGCGTCGTTCACCTCGAGTTATCCACCGTCGAGTACTTCTACATCGCCGTCGTGTTGCTCGTGGCCGTCTATTACGTGGTTCGGCGGGTCGTCAACTCCCCGTTCGGGTCCGTGCTGATAGCGATCCGCGAGAACGAGGACCGCGTCGCGTTCGCCGGCTACAACGTGCTCTTCTACAAGCTCGCGTCGTTCTCGCTCAGCGCCGTGCTGTGTGCGTTCGGCGGCCTGCTCTTTGCCTTCTACTACCGCGCCGTCTCCCCGGAGCACCTGTACTGGCTCTGGTCCGGGGAAGGCGTCGCGATGGTCATCCTGGGCGGCGCGGGGTCGGTCGTCGGCCCGGTCTTCGGTGCCATCGCGTTCATCGGGATCAGGGAGGCCGTCTCCCCGTTCCTGACCGACTGGACCATCGTCCTCGGCATCGTCTTCGTCGGGACCATCCTGGTCCGCGCGCTCCGGGAGTGA
- a CDS encoding SDR family NAD(P)-dependent oxidoreductase: MDTTVPEIEPSDVSGVADRLRLDGEQALVTGAGNGMGRVAAFTFAAAGADIAISDRLADDLAETETKLRESFDVGVATIPADLSDPDDIVELIDEAVATLGDLDVLLNVAGMSTEEESASMSVKAWDLVQDVNLRGPFLCAREAYPHLRGGGRIVNVASIAGLYGAADMSHYGAAKAGVRNLTASLANEWASEDVRVNAVAPGPTLTPGAAGLFADADRLTHDRSHVDRDVGSPAEVADTMLFLASSMASFVTGETIRVGGAPPDQTDVSPVLE, translated from the coding sequence ATGGACACAACAGTTCCGGAGATAGAGCCGAGTGACGTGTCTGGCGTCGCCGACCGACTCCGTCTGGACGGTGAGCAGGCACTGGTGACCGGCGCGGGCAACGGAATGGGACGAGTGGCAGCGTTCACGTTCGCCGCTGCGGGCGCGGACATCGCCATCTCGGACCGGTTGGCGGACGATCTGGCCGAGACCGAGACCAAACTCCGCGAGAGCTTCGACGTCGGGGTGGCGACGATTCCCGCCGACCTGTCCGATCCCGACGACATCGTCGAACTGATCGACGAGGCGGTGGCCACGCTGGGCGATCTGGACGTGTTGCTGAACGTCGCCGGCATGTCGACCGAGGAAGAGTCCGCGTCGATGTCGGTGAAGGCGTGGGATCTCGTGCAGGACGTCAACCTCCGCGGGCCGTTCCTCTGTGCGCGCGAGGCGTATCCACACCTGCGGGGCGGCGGCCGAATCGTCAACGTCGCATCGATAGCTGGGCTGTACGGGGCAGCCGATATGAGTCACTACGGTGCGGCGAAGGCCGGTGTCCGGAACCTGACCGCCTCGCTGGCCAACGAGTGGGCGAGCGAGGACGTCCGGGTCAACGCCGTCGCACCGGGGCCGACGCTCACCCCCGGCGCTGCGGGGCTCTTCGCGGACGCCGACCGGCTCACACACGACCGGTCCCACGTCGACAGGGACGTGGGCTCGCCGGCGGAGGTCGCCGATACCATGCTGTTCCTGGCCAGTTCGATGGCGAGTTTCGTGACCGGCGAGACGATACGTGTCGGTGGCGCTCCGCCCGACCAGACGGACGTTTCGCCGGTACTCGAGTGA
- a CDS encoding MaoC family dehydratase, with the protein MTRFYEDLELGETFPFPEYTVTAEEITAFAREFDPQPFHLDAESSADSVFDGLVASGWHTASLSMRFLVESAFADIAVLGGRGVDELRWYEPVYAGDRITGEAEITSLSRDDRDRGHVDFTVDLRNQNGTTTMSYTTLSMVRCREE; encoded by the coding sequence ATGACACGGTTCTACGAGGATCTGGAACTAGGGGAGACGTTCCCCTTTCCCGAGTACACCGTCACCGCCGAGGAGATCACGGCGTTCGCTCGTGAGTTCGACCCGCAACCGTTCCATCTCGACGCTGAATCGAGTGCGGACTCGGTCTTCGACGGGCTCGTCGCCAGCGGCTGGCACACGGCGTCGCTCTCGATGCGGTTTCTCGTCGAGTCGGCATTCGCCGACATCGCCGTCCTGGGCGGACGCGGCGTCGACGAACTCCGGTGGTACGAGCCGGTGTACGCGGGCGATCGGATCACTGGCGAGGCGGAGATCACGTCGCTATCGCGGGACGACCGCGACCGCGGACACGTGGATTTCACCGTCGACCTCCGGAATCAGAACGGAACGACGACTATGTCATACACGACGCTCAGTATGGTCCGCTGTCGCGAGGAGTGA
- a CDS encoding trimeric intracellular cation channel family protein, protein MGQDLLIVLFGDPFAVMNTIGLVAFALVGSSKAIREEFDLLGIAIVGLAMAFAGGVTRDILVARVPLALQAPIEISLGLLGVGLAIVLRVSLDSPDTHPITLVADAIGLAAFATTGAIVATDAGVTVVGVVGIATINAVGGGAFADILLDRAPFILFDDFYATCAVLGGSAYFLLGTIGISGDIAAGACAAVTVLTRLFAVNRGWNLPTLQELGLVREQ, encoded by the coding sequence ATGGGGCAGGATCTTCTGATCGTACTGTTCGGCGATCCGTTCGCGGTGATGAACACGATCGGGTTGGTCGCCTTTGCCCTCGTGGGATCGTCGAAGGCGATCCGCGAGGAGTTCGACCTGCTCGGAATCGCGATCGTCGGGCTGGCGATGGCGTTCGCCGGCGGAGTGACACGAGACATCCTCGTGGCACGAGTTCCGTTAGCACTGCAGGCTCCGATCGAGATCAGTCTGGGATTGCTCGGCGTCGGGTTGGCGATCGTGTTGCGCGTCTCACTCGACTCTCCGGACACCCATCCGATCACTCTCGTCGCGGACGCGATCGGACTCGCCGCGTTCGCGACGACCGGCGCGATAGTCGCCACCGATGCGGGCGTGACGGTCGTCGGCGTCGTCGGTATCGCGACGATCAATGCAGTGGGCGGTGGTGCGTTCGCCGACATCCTGCTGGATCGAGCGCCCTTTATCCTCTTCGACGATTTCTACGCGACCTGTGCCGTGCTGGGCGGGAGCGCGTACTTCCTGCTGGGAACCATCGGCATTTCCGGCGACATCGCTGCCGGGGCCTGTGCCGCCGTGACCGTGCTAACACGGTTGTTCGCAGTCAATCGCGGCTGGAACCTGCCGACGCTACAGGAATTGGGCCTCGTGCGGGAGCAGTGA
- a CDS encoding BtrH N-terminal domain-containing protein codes for MFGDYRHSVGDHCGSASLRNLSRYYDWGLEEASCFGLGAGIGFEYGESETASRLIMGRNPHLETTFFDTLGISIAEGDGQSKETAWDALEKRLESGPVLCFVDLYYLPYFGSSTHFGPHTIVVLDVDNESVTISDSEFDEPQTVTRATFDDAWSSDHGFWPVERRWLAVEEPTPTVATETATLAAVERAATIMLDGDDESGSGGVATIRTFADDLPTWTRFDDLQWTARFAYQNIERRGTGGGAFRRLYATFLDTLGTDAGLAPEFADRMRRIADDWTALAGVLEAISEADDGATRRDQLAEASDLAHDIADREESLFSDLQAAV; via the coding sequence ATGTTCGGTGACTATCGACATTCGGTCGGCGATCACTGCGGATCCGCCTCTCTCAGGAACCTCTCCAGGTACTACGACTGGGGACTCGAGGAAGCGTCGTGTTTCGGCCTCGGAGCCGGCATCGGCTTCGAGTACGGGGAGTCCGAGACTGCCTCGCGACTGATCATGGGGCGAAACCCACACCTTGAAACGACGTTTTTCGATACGCTGGGAATCTCGATCGCAGAGGGTGACGGGCAGTCGAAGGAGACGGCCTGGGATGCCCTCGAAAAGCGACTCGAATCGGGACCCGTCCTCTGTTTCGTCGACCTGTACTACCTCCCGTATTTCGGAAGCTCCACTCACTTCGGGCCCCATACGATCGTGGTCCTCGACGTCGACAATGAATCGGTGACGATCTCGGACAGCGAGTTCGACGAGCCACAGACCGTCACCCGAGCGACGTTCGACGACGCCTGGAGCTCCGACCACGGGTTCTGGCCGGTCGAACGCAGGTGGCTCGCCGTCGAGGAGCCAACACCGACAGTCGCGACTGAGACCGCGACGCTGGCGGCGGTCGAACGAGCAGCGACGATCATGCTGGACGGCGACGACGAATCCGGAAGTGGCGGTGTGGCGACGATCCGAACGTTCGCGGACGACCTCCCGACGTGGACGCGGTTCGACGACCTGCAGTGGACCGCGCGCTTCGCCTATCAGAACATCGAGCGCCGGGGCACGGGCGGCGGTGCGTTCCGCCGCCTCTACGCGACCTTCCTCGATACCCTCGGCACGGACGCGGGACTCGCCCCCGAGTTCGCCGACCGAATGCGCCGGATCGCCGACGACTGGACGGCCCTCGCCGGGGTCCTCGAAGCGATCAGCGAAGCCGATGACGGGGCTACGCGCCGAGACCAACTCGCGGAAGCCAGCGATCTCGCACACGATATCGCGGATCGCGAAGAATCCCTGTTTTCCGACCTCCAAGCGGCAGTATAG
- a CDS encoding heavy-metal-associated domain-containing protein — protein sequence MVQTITVEGMSCEHCEQTVADALEDVDGVTAVSVDREAASATVEGDADEAALVEAVEDAGYDADG from the coding sequence ATGGTCCAGACCATCACAGTCGAAGGGATGAGCTGCGAACACTGCGAGCAGACCGTCGCGGACGCGCTCGAAGACGTCGACGGCGTGACGGCAGTCAGCGTCGATCGCGAAGCGGCGTCGGCGACCGTCGAGGGGGATGCCGACGAGGCAGCGCTCGTCGAGGCGGTCGAGGACGCGGGATACGACGCCGACGGATAG
- a CDS encoding universal stress protein has protein sequence MYDSILVPTDGSDTAQAAVDHAIDHAKRYDATLHTLYVVEEPPIDEGDAPEVLDAIESTGERAIQDVIDAARAADVGTVEGSVAEGAPYRAILEYVDQNDIDLVVMGTHGRTGLDRYLLGSVTEKVVRSAPVPVLTVGTEPAD, from the coding sequence ATGTACGATTCGATACTGGTCCCGACCGATGGCAGCGACACGGCACAGGCGGCTGTCGATCACGCCATCGACCACGCGAAACGGTACGACGCGACCTTGCACACGCTCTACGTGGTCGAGGAACCGCCGATAGACGAGGGGGACGCTCCGGAAGTACTCGACGCGATCGAATCGACCGGCGAACGGGCGATTCAGGACGTGATCGACGCCGCCAGGGCCGCCGACGTGGGGACCGTCGAGGGGAGTGTCGCGGAGGGGGCCCCCTACCGGGCGATTCTCGAGTACGTCGACCAGAACGACATCGACCTCGTGGTCATGGGGACCCACGGGCGGACCGGACTGGACCGCTACCTGCTGGGGAGCGTGACCGAGAAGGTGGTGCGGTCGGCACCCGTGCCGGTGCTCACGGTTGGAACGGAACCAGCGGACTGA
- a CDS encoding TRC40/GET3/ArsA family transport-energizing ATPase: MPKFVLYGGKGGVGKTTCAAATALELAGRGDRTLLVSTDPAHSLGDAFDVSLAGEPTAIDDDLWGVEADPEQGQAAYQGIVSSLAADFRDAGISLTDEDVEQLFRAGFVPGSDEIASLQFFLDYADDEWDRVVFDTAPTGHTLRLLTLPDVLSESLTTATKVRGEVRRLVSTARSMVMGPAAFWGKGSEEDEIEAFRDRMDRVAALLRDPERTDFRVVLLPETLAIEETRRLVSRLESYDVPVETLLVNRVLETVEGDCPRCRTRHENHQRHLDRIRREFPDREIQVLPDLGPEAYGRDALERLADRIEI, translated from the coding sequence ATGCCGAAATTCGTCCTGTACGGTGGCAAGGGTGGTGTCGGGAAGACGACCTGTGCCGCCGCGACTGCGCTCGAACTCGCGGGCCGCGGTGACCGGACGCTGCTCGTCTCGACCGACCCGGCCCACTCGCTGGGTGACGCCTTCGACGTGTCGCTCGCCGGCGAACCGACGGCTATCGACGACGACCTCTGGGGCGTAGAAGCCGACCCGGAGCAGGGGCAGGCGGCCTATCAGGGGATCGTCTCGTCGCTTGCAGCCGACTTCCGGGACGCCGGCATCAGCCTGACCGACGAGGACGTCGAGCAGTTGTTTCGGGCAGGGTTCGTCCCGGGGAGCGACGAGATCGCCTCGCTGCAGTTTTTCCTCGACTACGCCGACGACGAGTGGGACCGCGTCGTCTTCGACACCGCCCCGACCGGCCACACGCTCCGGTTGTTGACGCTGCCCGACGTTCTCAGCGAGTCGCTCACGACGGCGACGAAAGTCCGGGGTGAGGTCCGACGGCTCGTCAGCACGGCCCGGAGCATGGTGATGGGGCCGGCCGCGTTCTGGGGAAAGGGTAGCGAAGAAGACGAGATCGAGGCGTTCCGGGATCGGATGGACCGCGTCGCGGCGCTCCTGCGTGACCCCGAGCGAACGGACTTTCGAGTCGTCCTGTTGCCGGAGACGCTGGCTATCGAGGAAACCCGGCGGCTCGTCTCCCGGCTCGAATCGTACGACGTTCCCGTCGAGACGCTGCTCGTCAACCGGGTACTGGAAACTGTCGAGGGGGACTGTCCACGGTGTCGAACCCGCCACGAGAACCACCAGCGCCACCTCGACCGCATCCGCCGGGAGTTTCCCGACAGGGAGATCCAGGTCCTTCCGGATCTCGGGCCGGAAGCCTACGGGCGGGACGCGCTCGAACGCCTCGCCGACCGGATCGAGATCTGA
- a CDS encoding pyridoxamine 5'-phosphate oxidase family protein codes for MQGLRWITLTDDEIDTFLGRGGTGMLSFTTEFDQPPVLRPVSYGYNADAGTFFFRLSVPPGAEKTPVLDNPVAFATFDRADDRWHSVVATGALEVLDELPYEASAVHELWDVRIPAVDIFDRPRDEVEFRTVRLVPERLSGRKEVRSE; via the coding sequence ATGCAGGGACTCCGCTGGATCACCCTGACCGACGACGAGATCGATACCTTCCTCGGTCGTGGCGGGACCGGCATGCTGTCGTTCACGACCGAGTTTGACCAGCCGCCCGTGTTGCGCCCCGTGTCGTACGGCTACAACGCCGACGCGGGAACCTTCTTCTTCCGGCTCTCGGTGCCGCCGGGTGCCGAGAAGACGCCCGTCCTCGACAACCCGGTCGCGTTCGCCACGTTCGACAGGGCCGACGACCGCTGGCACAGCGTCGTCGCGACCGGCGCGCTCGAAGTACTCGACGAGTTGCCCTACGAGGCGAGCGCCGTCCACGAACTGTGGGACGTTCGCATCCCGGCCGTCGACATCTTCGACAGACCCCGTGACGAAGTCGAGTTTCGGACCGTCAGGCTGGTCCCGGAGCGGCTGTCCGGGCGCAAAGAAGTCCGCTCCGAGTGA